accaattaataataaacagaatataaggcggctcagccgaccaataaataataaacaggatataaggcggctcggccgaccaataaataataaacaggatataaggcggctcggccgaccaataaataaattaaattactagtaaataatataggcggtattccggccattataacatgatataaataatagtagaggcggtataccgaccattataacatggtataaatgatacaaataaattttaccgaatcgcagagtgatcgtgctgataacgtgttatgaaataacttataatttatagtatcgagaaatttaaataagagtagaatttaatgcccgtaggaagcaaataacactagtataagggagagagtttattataaggaagaagaagaagatgtaatggttctttgattataaactcttgttcttgtttatggtgtacaaaagagtgagatgagtgatggtatttatagtgaacaacaatacataaaataacaaagatagtgcttaatttggtaaatgagtgggtgatcatagtgtttgatgagtagatgatcatagtgcttgagttggtaaaggagtggatgatcatagtgcttgagtttggtaaagaagtggatgatcatagtgtttgagtttggtaaagaagtggatgatcatttcaatgcttaattTATAACAGTTGATACATTGATATTAATACACTAATTGTCACCAAACGAGTCTGTTAACCCCTTTACCTTTCGCCCCCGTCAGTAGGTATGTTATGCAATGATCTGAAGCTATATAAAAAGGTAAATTGTAATTAGAAAAAATGGATGCGTGACATTATAAATGAGAATATTTTAAAAgcagtttttaaatttttgtagtacgttaaaaaaaaacattttaagacACCATATTCAAATTGAAAATACATAGTTTCCTttcattgaaaaaaattaaactattatctgTAGTAAGAACccataagaattaaaaaatatactaataaGAATTTATTATTACAATAAATTTTGTGGGAAAAGTTATACAGTTAAATTATACtgaaattatgtttaaaaatatatatttgaaggaatctttaaagaaataatttttaaattaataaagcCCAAGCTTAAATAAACTTTTatcatttattagtttttatattaaataaattaaaattttgagtcaTAAATTTACATACATAATTATGATAGATATTTGATGGCcaattatgatatatttttttgttataaagagATAAAGattcttctatatttttttttttgaaacacagatTCTTCTATGTTACAATGTGGTTTTCGATATAGTATTAATTTCACATTTACATACAAAAAGAGTAAtgactatttattaaataaatatgttgGATAAATTATCgagatataaataaaatacaatataaaaatacatatgattaataaataatcaaattaaatataattatatttattttagaatatatactccgcgcgtagcgcggaaaaaagATCTAGTAATATTTGAAATGTACATATAGGTGTGAGATAATACTTAAATGGGATAAATATTGTGTAACCAAACTATAGgaatgttatatttatttctagTGAGATGTGAATAGATCTAAacttattttctcaaaaaaaaaatgtacataTAGGTGTGCATGCAATAAAATAAAGCTATTAGAAAATGAACTGTTTAATTGGTTTCTAGATCAAGCGTTAGGTCTACAGTCTACTACATGAAAGTCTAGCTCATAAGTCCCATTTTGATAGTAATAGTAAATAAAtggcatatatattttagatttatttcattatattttttccttcaGGACgtttacattatttattttgtagaaCTAGAAAGAATTTATTTTTAGTCCTTAGTTACGCACGATCGATGATAAACATACTATtgtgattccttccattctttaaaaACGATTCCTTACAGTAATTACTAATTAGTGGCCAACTAATTATTCATATTTAAGCCccttctcaaaaaaaaaaaaaactaacaattcACATTTTGATTTATACAGACAGAAAAGCCTTTCTCTCTCACAGTCTGACATTATCTTTTTGCCACTTCTGGTGTATAAATACACATTAAGTTCTCCTCACATAATCACCATCTATATCACTGACTTTTTAAAACTCCTCTGAAAAGATAAACTTACAATCATGAGtttatttaaataaagttagtcGATCATCATAACATGGCGGCTTCTAGTATGTATTTTCTCTTCATTTTTgcatgttttgtttgtttattgcTTGTTCTTCTGTTATatctataacaaaaaaatgatatcaAGTTGTGAAGTTTATCAATTTTGTTTAGCATATATTCACATTACCTCTTTTGTGTGCATTTGCATAATTCTCTCCCTTCAATTTTCTTCTGTTTCACGTCACCTTCGAATGGAATAAGTACACATGCAGACTATATAAGTTATTCTGATAAAACCCATGGCATCTGGTTTGGTTTTCCTTCTATACGCACTCTGTATATGTTATTGAGGCCATGAGGTCTACGATTCTCTTGGTATATAACATTGTAAAGTCTAAATTAGATGACCATAAACAAATCTTCTCAATTTTCTTTGGCGGCTCTATACCTTGTATCATACGTTTATCTCGAAATGTTACTGTGAATGTTGCTTTTTGTCATTTTTGTTAAAATGTGGAATATATATTACTCTAAAACATTTTGTTTGAGTATTAACATTTCTGTTGCTAAAATCTTCGCAGGTAGTAGTAGTAATTCAATTGGAACTGAAGATGGATATGTTTTGGAGCCTCAAGGAGAGCATAGAGTCACTATAGTTTGGCTGCATGATGTGCATGAAAATAGCTATATGTAACGTTCCTTGTCTCATATCATTGCATATATTCCTTTGTCTTTAAGGATCAGAGAAATTTCTTCTAATCTAATTTATCTGTTTTATGTATTAACCATTCAAACTCCATCTTGTCTATCTTAACTCTTAAATTATTTGTactcttttttgtttgtcaagAAACATATTTGTACTCAAATTGTGCTTTTTCATTGTGTTTCTGTTCTGTTTTCAGATCACTTCAGATTGTGAGGAGTCTAAATCTTCGAAATGTAAGTATCAGTGATCATAGAATGCTAATAATAAACCAATTAAAGCATGGTTGTTTTATTAACAttgtacaaaaaatattttatgcatAGATCAAATGGATTTGTCTGGATTCTGGTACACATGTTGATGTATTTTCGCAGTGCCCAGAAATTCCTGTAAGATCACTTGGGttatatttatctttccttgctctaaaacttcaaaaaatacatttttcatttttatagaaaaaaaaagccCAATATTTGTGAGGTTAAACAATTTAAATAGTTGGCAAGACCCTCTTTGTTGAATCAGGGTGCAACGTGGGTATGATTACTGATACTACGCAAGATTGTCGGGATGAGTTAGATTCTGCCGCTGTACGTGTTGCTAACATTTTATCGACAGAACCAGAAAATGGTATATAATATAGAGAGATCTATTTACACCTAACATTGCTACATTATATATCAAGCATATTAATCATTAGGCGCTTTTTCTTTTAGTCATAAAAGGAGTAGGAGGTGTCGGCCAAGGTGCACAAGTAGCTCTGAACTTTGCAAAGTGGAACGCCGTTGGAGATCATACGATGAATATGCGACTTGTAATAGGGATAAACTCTTGGTGTGTATATACAATTCTAGTACTCAtgttaatatttaattagtttttataactaaagttagatataacatattgaCTTCACCCAGGAGAATACCTACCAACAGGATAGATTATGCATTTGGGGCTGCAATTCGTGCTTCATGGCAGTCAATCCTACTTATACGTGGAAATCGTATGTgtataatgttgatttatatatttgtttttcgcAATAGATAGACAAGGATCatgagatatatataaaaaaagatatatatatatatatatatatatataataactctTTGTGATTGTTTTGTGTTGCAGTCGAACCTAGTATTCCTTTATACTTTGCAAAAGAAACTGCTGTATCCCTTATAGATGATTGATTTGGAGAAGTTTCGTTTGTACAATTCCGAATGTATAAACATACATTAATGATTTTACTTTGCTTTGTTCTACCATTTTTGTTTGAACATTTTGTCTAATTAGGTTATGTCATTGTGCAGGCTTGGTCCTGAAATCACTGTGAGCGTACTGAAAAAGGTCGAAGTATGGTTGAACGGGAAGCTTCCACTCGATCCCAACTAATATCATCCATGAACtgttatctatttttttttccagtatTTTCGTTGCGCTATTTAGTGAACTATTGTCGTTGATATTTCCAACATTACTAATAAAACTGCAACGAAACAGACTCTACAGCTTATGATATTTCTTCCATGAGATTGTGTTCCTATTAATAAAACTGCATGAGATTGTCACTTTTGGTACAATGGACTTTTTTTGTAGTTGAGATTCTATTTTATATTGCAAGAAATATCAATTTTTCTATAACTTGATTCATTCCtgaatttcttaaaaatctttgttcatttttaataaataaatatgttttgaatacaataaactatttaaaaagtAGTTTCGAGtactttttaatttatctacgattatattttttttgtaacttgatAAGTCTGAATTTTCAATTCCTAACAACACATTTAAGAGtaaccaaaaatcaaaaaaaattccataactcatcttgacaaaaaaaaaagaaatttatgtgAGAATTGGCTTTAGATGAAAGTACAATGAAGTtgtgttgttaaaaaaaagagtaaCAAATAATCTAAACTATACTAAAAGCTAAATATAAAGCCCTCTGAAGCATGCCACGTCGGATGAAAAAATCGTCCAGTAGTAATGCAGCAAATAGCCACGTCATCGGCGTGTTAAGTTGGTTTGGGCTTCGTGTTTTATTAGGGCTTCTTCTCTTACTTTTAGCCAACCCTTCTCTGACGCTAAAGCCTCCTCCTCCGATGAATCTCCTGTAACGCCTTCTTACTCCATTGATTTGCCCCTTA
This Brassica napus cultivar Da-Ae chromosome C6, Da-Ae, whole genome shotgun sequence DNA region includes the following protein-coding sequences:
- the LOC106449387 gene encoding uncharacterized protein LOC106449387, with the translated sequence MITDTTQDCRDELDSAAVRVANILSTEPENVIKGVGGVGQGAQVALNFAKWNAVGDHTMNMRLVIGINSWRIPTNRIDYAFGAAIRASWQSILLIRGNLEPSIPLYFAKETAVSLIDD